In Candida orthopsilosis Co 90-125, chromosome 6 draft sequence, the following are encoded in one genomic region:
- a CDS encoding Gnp1 protein (protein similar to asparagine and glutamine permease) → MATVEKLTPSPSSVPKEADFNDSVESPYMIEVADESTSRFTRFKDSFRRKVVDESQKHEIGRQMSKAISLRHLILMALVTGIGTGLLVGTGSVLHKSGPLFLVIGFAIVGSFLYPTLQAAGEMAVNYSDLSGGYNNYPRRFIDESVAFAITWNYCIQWLSVISIELVTAAITISYWNTTVNADVWVTIFYVVVVTINFIGASGYGEAEFIIGSCKIMMIVGFIIMGIVVNVGGGPNHEFIGGRYWRDPGYYTNFKGLCSVFVTGSFAFGQTEFVALSASEQSNPRRAIPIATKLVAYRIVIVMLGSLTIVGLLVPYTSDRLMGSSGGGSHASPYVLAAALHGVKAVPSIINAVILMSVTSVASSALYSSSRTLQSLAEQGFAPKWFNYIDRTGRPLRALAICAFFGLFSFIAAYKKQETVFNWLLAISGLSQIFTWGGICISHVRFRAALKYNNISTDSLGYVANTGVIGSYYAIIWYCLVLIAQFWIALYPKGEGKPNVTSFFQNYLGVIVLLFFYVCHKLWTRNWSLFVPLKDIDINLDRTLFDEELLAIEKEEEKEKWKKAPFYKKVLQVLFL, encoded by the coding sequence ATGGCCACTGTTGAAAAACTAACACCGCTGCCACTGTCGGTGCCTAAGGAGGCagatttcaatgattcaGTTGAATCGCCATATATGATTGAGGTTGCTGATGAAAGCACCTCTAGATTCACCAGATTTAAGGATTCGTTTAGGCGAAAGGTAGTGGATGAGTCACAGAAACATGAAATTGGGCGTCAAATGTCCAAGGCTATCAGTCTACGTCACTTGATACTTATGGCTCTCGTTACTGGTATTGGTACTGGTCTTTTGGTTGGTACCGGGCTGGTTTTGCATAAATCCGGACCATTGTTTCTTGTAATTGGTTTCGCTATCGTTGGTTCATTTTTGTATCCCACTTTACAAGCAGCAGGTGAGATGGCGGTTAACTATTCCGATTTATCTGGTGGATACAACAATTATCCTAGAAGATTTATTGACGAATCAGTTGCATTTGCAATCACATGGAATTATTGTATTCAATGGTTATCTGTCATTTCTATTGAATTGGTTACTGCTGCAATTACTATCTCGTATTGGAACACAACTGTTAATGCCGACGTTTGGGTCACAATTTTTTACGTCGTGGTTGTAActatcaatttcattggTGCTTCAGGATATGGTGAAGCtgaattcatcattggATCTTGCAAGATTATGATGATTGTTGGATTTATCATCATGGGTATAGTTGTCAATGTAGGTGGAGGACCCAACCACGAGTTTATTGGAGGTAGATACTGGAGGGATCCCGGATACTatacaaatttcaaaggtTTATGTTCAGTATTTGTTACAGGTAGTTTTGCTTTTGGACAAACTGAGTTTGTTGCTTTGAGTGCTAGTGaacaatcaaatccaaGGAGAGCAATCCCTATCGCAACTAAATTGGTTGCGTATCGTATTGTAATTGTTATGCTTGGTAGTTTGACCATTGTTGGTTTGCTTGTTCCTTACACTTCTGACAGATTGATGGGATCCAGCGGTGGCGGATCACATGCATCTCCTTATGTCTTAGCTGCTGCATTGCACGGTGTCAAAGCTGTGCcatcaatcatcaatgcCGTTATTCTTATGTCAGTCACATCTGTTGCATCTTCTGCATTGTACTCATCCTCAAGAACATTGCAATCATTAGCCGAACAGGGTTTTGCACCAAAGTGGTTCAATTACATTGATAGAACCGGTAGACCATTACGTGCTTTAGCCATCTGTGCATTCTTTGGGTTGTTTTCATTTATTGCAGCATACAAGAAACAGGAAACTGTTTTCAACTGGTTGCTTGCCATTTCCGGATTATCACAAATTTTCACTTGGGGTGGAATTTGTATTTCACATGTTCGTTTCAGGGCCGCCTTAaaatacaacaatatttCAACTGATTCATTAGGATACGTTGCCAATACTGGTGTCATTGGATCATACTATGCCATTATTTGGTACTGTTTAGTTTTGATTGCTCAATTTTGGATTGCCTTGTATCCTAAAGGTGAAGGTAAACCAAATGTAACCtcatttttccaaaattatCTTGGTGTTATTGTGttgcttttcttttacGTTTGTCACAAATTATGGACTCGTAATTGGTCGCTATTTGTACCTTTGAAAGATATTGATATCAACTTGGATAGAACACTTTTCGATGAAGAGTTATTGGCCATTGAAAAGGAGGAAGAGAAGGAGAAATGGAAAAAGGCTCCATTTTATAAAAAGGTATTGCAAGTGCTATTTTTGTAA
- a CDS encoding Dia4 protein (S. cerevisiae homolog DIA4 has serine-tRNA activity, has role in invasive growth response to glucose limitation, pseudohyphal growth, mitochondrial seryl-tRNA aminoacylation and localizes to mitochondrion): MIIYGFCNKEYTKKVFGLSLLTFGRILLVATTCSVKHFFETCRAKNFAIEKLIDIASHLMLPSVGSRKSLLRFASTAAKNTSILLRAQLDLNDVVLRSPEYKESITRRQLSKNLIEDVDFIVKNRPIQSQTYTKINALKRERTELAEKIQKKEPNLDEVKARLSEIKSEIKPLEKYVKELQEEIYSKAEALPNLLDPAVPASEIKEELVQYINTSAEEVGKYVGPDTSKDHKIIGERFGLFDFETASRISGPSWYYLLGDGALLEQALVQYALSKARRHGYKMVIPPSIVRSEVVHACGFKPNDQNNEKQIYQIEDEPRSLTGTAEIPLGALHSSTIFPSNTKFPIKYSGVSRSYRAEAGASGKDTKGLYRVHEFTKVELFHFTTLERARDELESVKNFQLEIIEELDLKARLLNMPTSDLGAPAMKKYDIEAWMPGRGSWGELTSCSNCGDYQSRRLGIRFNGKGDKVAHVATLNGTCMAVPRVIVAIIEQNYDQENDVIRIPKVLVPFMDGRNVISKIE; the protein is encoded by the coding sequence ATGATTATTTATGGCTTTTGTAATAAAGAGTATACAAAGAAGGTTTTTGGTTTACTGCTTCTCACTTTTGGCCGAATCTTGTTAGTAGCGACGACATGCAGTGTCAAACATTTTTTCGAAACCTGTCGCGCAAAAAACTTTGCAATTGAGAAGTTGATAGATATAGCTTCTCACCTAATGCTTCCCTCAGTAGGATCACGCAAATCGTTACTCAGGTTTGCTAGTACCGCAGCCAAGAATACATCAATACTTCTCCGAGCTCAATTGGATTTAAACGATGTCGTATTGCGATCTCCAGAGTACAAGGAATCCATCACTAGGCGCCAACTActgaagaatttgatagAAGATGTGGATTTCATTGTCAAGAATCGACCTATTCAATCGCAGACTtacaccaaaatcaatgctttgaaaagagaaagaacAGAACTAGCAGAGAAGATCCAAAAAAAGGAGCCCAATCTTGACGAAGTTAAAGCCAGATTAAGCGAAATTAAAAGTGAAATCAAGCCATTGGAAAAATATGTCAAAGAACTACAAGAGGAAATATACAGCAAGGCAGAGGCTTTACCCAATTTACTTGACCCTGCAGTTCCTGCAAGTGAAATTAAGGAAGAGTTGGTGCAATATATCAACACCTCTGCAGAAGAGGTTGGCAAGTACGTTGGCCCTGATACATCCAAAGATCACAAGATTATTGGTGAGAGATTTGgtttatttgattttgagaCAGCATCAAGGATATCAGGACCCTCGTGGTACTATTTATTGGGCGATGGTGCTTTACTTGAACAAGCTTTGGTGCAGTATGCGTTATCAAAAGCACGTCGACATGGCTACAAAATGGTTATTCCTCCTTCAATTGTAAGGTCCGAAGTAGTACATGCTTGTGGCTTCAAGCCAAACGATCAGAATAACGAAAAGCAAATCTACCAAATTGAGGATGAGCCAAGGTCGTTGACAGGAACCGCCGAGATTCCTTTGGGGGCACTTCATTCTTCTACTATTTTCCcatcaaacacaaaatttccaattaaGTATTCAGGAGTATCGAGGTCGTATAGAGCAGAAGCTGGGGCTAGCGGGAAAGATACAAAAGGGTTGTATAGAGTTCACGAGTTCACTAAGGTTGAGCTCTTTCACTTTACAACGTTAGAGAGAGCTAGAGACGAGCTTGAAAGTGTCAAGAACTTTCAacttgaaatcattgaGGAGTTGGATTTAAAAGCTCGCTTGTTAAATATGCCAACATCAGACTTGGGGGCCCCAGCTATGAAAAAGTATGACATTGAAGCTTGGATGCCTGGAAGAGGTTCATGGGGAGAATTGACGAGTTGTTCCAATTGTGGAGACTACCAATCGAGAAGACTCGGTATCCGCTTCAACGGAAAGGGTGACAAAGTCGCCCACGTGGCCACGTTGAATGGAACCTGTATGGCTGTACCAAGAGTCATTGTTGCAattattgaacaaaattatGATCAAGAGAATGACGTGATACGAATTCCGAAAGTGTTGGTGCCATTCATGGATGGAAGAAACGTTATAAGTAAAATTGAATAG
- a CDS encoding Sro77 protein (involved in docking and fusion of post-Golgi vesicles with the plasma membrane) → MFSKLKSRKAPLSLNSISNTLKTKGAKNLSPEEINAKKIDVAVINQIGVPKDSITAIAFDPVQSLLAIATKDNDVRVFGQINVEVVFEFNIKHPIVSLRFVKGVYLLCTSPGSGLTVLSLHSKQIIGTFSFPGTITAAETDPSLDWAIFGLANGSLIFYDIDRLNLTQFRIDNLQKKVMPKEKMSPVVSIEWHPRDIGTLLVAYNQCAIVYSLVTGQIKCTLTYTLLKEHKGFQYSNHIATGGKKKLFGSSKSIIPLIKEAHFHPNGLHAVTVHNDNTIVFWDVEGGVILEARTLYETQLHRPGAYLEVPEHFNPIEQVKWICGEDPEETRLLVSGGDPEATNTITVLNFGYTLKYSMTSHEKQGIFYSNPQNGQSKIPINFYLNEGDVDGVETEVITEIQPVTQTGSPYFQDGHNPSFLLLVSNLGRLYVVSFSDKAGGQGSGDLGNTILPTSLSLIVPPLCYCDVQSVIRIDWYSIMSSRASQGVSSKVRPLLYGGAPVPLAKLFKPLGYNDGFRNIMITGHENGLVRFIDITKGEQSGGESIVQVALRPTLYDYHNPANLKVIKVSCSFQGRQLLVGLASGEVVICKFGKTQSVKNAGISTSKDYSDCPIHHGSGSASLVDISGRISGSVATSASFLPLYLLRLDPSEQISVLKMSDSGFAAVGYKSGRLVVCDISRGPAVIFNLDNVKENLVSVTGNCYPTVLEFSIMEFGMDGYSSLVLNVGTNCGGNLLFYKITPIGNGGYQVEFANKTAHLNYRTADGGDAEASKLSQLIPIDAQYGLSTVADEKKFNQLVTGVPVPGYIITVSDRDIRVITPPKTKLSHKVVDDTCLKANVVHYKDKGVVLALLVRTGFIKLLSLPSLHDIANIKLPKETYRMVQESLESGTALDSNLLSSGEMFVRTSETESVYISAYEKSKSKDETETDKLFNPNAIIPPRPSASTLSWAKGQISYVSVEDLAMLIAGPNRKAPKTEESTLAHNISPEANPQANYGGYNARAPKEKAYDEPVRKAGQGAGGFGTQGFMRSLQNGLQTAEETFNDYATSASQTFQDGYEDQKKSFYSSALQSKFGF, encoded by the coding sequence ATGTTttcgaaattgaaatccAGGAAAGCTCCACTCTCGCTAAACTCTATATCCAATACACTAAAAACCAAGGGTGCCAAAAATCTATCACCAGAAGAAATCAATGCAAAAAAGATTGACGTAGCGGTGattaatcaaattggtGTGCCGAAAGATTCCATCACGGCAATTGCTTTTGATCCTGTTCAGTCATTGCTTGCAATAGCTACAAAGGATAATGATGTCCGAGTTTTTGGCCAAATAAATGTCGAGGTAgtctttgaatttaatATCAAACACCCTATTGTGTCTCTTCGGTTCGTTAAGGGCGTTTACTTACTATGCACATCGCCAGGTTCAGGCCTTACAGTACTTTCATTGCActcaaaacaaattattggaacattttcttttcccGGAACGATCACAGCAGCTGAAACAGATCCTTCCTTGGACTGGGCTATATTTGGTCTTGCTAATGGAAGTTTAATATTCTACGACATTGATAGATTGAACTTGACCCAATTTCGAATTGAtaatttgcaaaagaagGTAATGccaaaagagaaaatgtCCCCTGTTGTTTCAATCGAATGGCACCCGCGTGATATTGGAACTTTATTGGTTGCTTACAATCAATGTGCTATAGTGTATTCCCTAGTTACAGGACAAATCAAATGTACCTTGACTTatacattgttgaaggaaCACAAAGGATTCCAATACTCCAACCACATAGCCACTGGtggaaagaagaaattgtttgGTTCGCTGAAGTCGATTATCCCTTTGATTAAAGAGGCTCATTTCCACCCGAATGGGTTACATGCTGTGACTGTTCATAATGATAACACTATTGTATTCTGGGATGTAGAAGGAGGAGTTATTTTGGAAGCAAGGACATTATACGAGACACAGCTTCACAGACCCGGGGCATACTTGGAAGTGCCAGAGCATTTCAACCCTATCGAACAAGTTAAATGGATTTGCGGCGAGGATCCCGAGGAAACGAGATTACTAGTAAGTGGAGGTGATCCAGAGGCCACCAATACCATTACTGTATTAAACTTTGGCTATACTTTGAAATACTCCATGACCTCACATGAAAAACAAGGAATATTCTATTCCAATCCCCAGAATGGTCAAAGCAAGATTCCAATAAACttttatttgaatgaaGGTGACGTTGATGGGGTTGAAACTGAAGTAATAACCGAGATTCAACCCGTAACCCAAACTGGCTCTCCCTACTTCCAGGATGGCCACAATCCTTCTTTCTTGTTACTTGTTTCTAACTTGGGAAGACTTTATGTGGTGTCATTTTCAGATAAAGCAGGCGGTCAAGGTAGTGGTGATTTAGGCAACACTATACTTCCTACATCGCTATCATTGATTGTGCCCCCGTTATGTTATTGTGATGTACAATCTGTTATTCGAATTGATTGGTATAGTATCATGTCCAGTCGAGCATCGCAGGGTGTCAGCTCTAAAGTCCGACCATTGCTTTATGGAGGTGCCCCTGTACCCTTGGCTAAACTTTTCAAGCCTTTAGGATATAATGACGGATTTCGAAATATTATGATTACTGGCCATGAGAATGGGCTTGTGCGATTCATTGACATTACCAAAGGTGAACAGCTGGGTGGGGAAAGTATTGTTCAGGTTGCGTTGAGACCCACTTTGTATGATTACCATAATCCAGCAAATCTCAAAGTAATAAAAGTATCATGCTCATTCCAAGGAAGGCAGCTACTTGTTGGATTGGCTTCAGGCGAAGTTGTGATTTGCAAGTTTGGTAAAACACAAAGTGTCAAGAATGCTGGAATCAGTACTTCTAAGGACTACAGTGACTGCCCAATCCATCACGGGAGTGGAAGTGCACTGCTTGTTGATATCAGCGGTAGAATTTCCGGTTCTGTTGCAACGTCAGCTTCGTTCTTGcctttgtatttgttgagGCTTGACCCATCAGAACAAATATCTGTACTCAAGATGAGTGATTCTGGGTTTGCTGCCGTTGGATATAAATCTGGAAGATTGGTTGTCTGTGATATATCAAGAGGGCCTGCCgttattttcaatcttgataatGTGAAGGAAAATTTGGTTTCAGTTACTGGAAATTGCTACCCAACTGTACTTGAATTTTCGATTATGGAATTTGGCATGGATGGATATTCATCATTAGTATTGAATGTGGGAACCAATTGCGGAGGTAATTTGCTATTTTACAAGATCACTCCTATAGGTAATGGAGGATATCAAGTTGAGTTTGCCAACAAAACTGCACATCTTAATTACAGAACAGCCGATGGTGGTGATGCAGAAGCTTCCAAACTTCTGCAATTGATACCAATTGATGCACAATACGGATTATCAACCGTTGCTGAtgaaaaaaagtttaatcaattggtCACAGGTGTTCCTGTTCCTGGGTATATTATTACTGTTTCTGATAGAGATATCAGAGTTATTACACCACCAAAAACAAAGCTATCACATAAGGTGGTGGACGATACATGCTTGAAAGCAAACGTGGTCCACTACAAGGATAAAGGTGTCGTGTTAGCTTTGCTTGTTAGGACTGGATTTATCAAGTTGTTGTCGTTACCGTCGTTACACGATATTGCCAATATTAAATTACCCAAGGAGACATACCGTATGGTTCAAGAGTCATTGGAGTCAGGAACTGCTCttgattccaatttgttATCCTCAGGTGAAATGTTTGTTAGAACATCAGAAACTGAGTCTGTTTACATCTCAGCTTATGAAAAAAGCAAGTCCAAGGATGAGACTGAAACTGATAAGTTGTTCAATCCAAACGCCATCATTCCCCCAAGGCCATCTGCCAGCACATTGCTGTGGGCTAAAGGTCAAATAAGCTACGTTtctgttgaagatttggcAATGCTAATTGCTGGACCAAATAGAAAAGCTCCAAAAACAGAGGAGTCAACGTTGGCCCATAACATCAGTCCTGAAGCTAATCCGCAAGCCAACTACGGGGGCTACAATGCGAGGGCCCCTAAAGAAAAAGCTTACGACGAACCCGTTCGAAAAGCTGGACAAGGTGCTGGAGGATTTGGAACTCAAGGATTTATGAGATCTTTGCAAAATGGATTACAAACGGCTGAAGAAACTTTCAATGACTATGCGACCAGTGCTAGTCAAACTTTCCAAGATGGATATGAAGATCAAAAGAAGTCATTTTATAGCTCTGCATTACAGAGTAAATTTGGTTTTTAG
- a CDS encoding Fet99 protein (incomplete, gene extends across a gap in the sequence; similar to C. parapsilosis CPAR2_603590 and C. albicans FET99; multicopper oxidase family protein similar to S. cerevisiae Fet3p), with protein sequence HKTSDELLPDFLSRFNPTGAEPIIDNILFNETRNETWKVEPNKTYLLRIINTGRFISQYVWIEDHNMTVVEVDGVYTEPKEASMLYVTIAQRYTVLIHTKNSTDKNYAFMNKADDTMLDTIPSDLQLNGTNYMMYNDGDKPEQNYVDSIDDFLDDFYLVPLDKQEILDDADYTVTVQVQMDNLGNGVNYAFFNNISYTAPKVPTILSVLSAGDHATNELVYGSNTNTFVLEEDEVVDIVLNNLDTGTHPFHLHGHVFQVLERGEARDDDQDPIAFNASDHAEWPKYPMKRDTLYVRPQSYFVIRFKADNPGVWFFHCHIEWHLDQGLAVVFVENPDAIRNNETQQITDNHKEICEKVGVPWKGNAAGNEANVLDLTGENVQHKRLPTGFTAKGIVALVFSCVAGFLGLATIAFYGMQDIPDVEERVAKDLMVDITDVEDEDGSHDTADEIVAERSSSTHERSSTAKYSN encoded by the coding sequence CCACAAGACTTCTGATGAATTGTTGCCTGATTTCTTGAGTAGGTTCAACCCAACTGGTGCAGAACCAATTATTGACAATATCTTGTTCAACGAAACTAGAAATGAAACTTGGAAAGTTGAACCAAATAAGACTTATTTGTTGAGAATTATCAACACCGGAAGATTCATATCGCAATACGTTTGGATTGAAGATCACAACATGACCGTcgttgaagttgatggtgTTTACACTGAACCAAAGGAAGCTAGTATGCTTTATGTCACCATTGCTCAAAGATATACTGTTTTAATTCATACCAAGAACTCTACTGACAAGAATTATGCGTTTATGAATAAGGCTGATGATACTATGTTGGATACCATTCCTAGtgatttacaattgaatggtACCAACTACATGATGTATAATGATGGTGACAAGCCAGAACAAAATTATGTTGATTCCATTGACGACTTTTTAGATGATTTCTACTTGGTCCCATTGGATAAGcaagaaattttggatGACGCAGATTATACCGTTACTGTTCAAGTGCAAATGGACAATTTGGGCAATGGTGTCAACTAtgctttcttcaacaacatttccTACACAGCACCAAAAGTGCCAACCATCCTTTCAGTATTATCTGCTGGTGACCATGCAACAAATGAATTGGTTTATGGttcaaacacaaacacattCGTTttagaagaagatgaagttgttgatattgtacTTAATAACTTGGATACTGGTACTCATCCTTTCCATTTACACGGACATGTGTTCCAAGTCTTGGAAAGAGGAGAAGCTAGAGATGACGATCAAGATCCAATTGCTTTTAACGCCAGTGATCATGCTGAATGGCCCAAGTACCCAATGAAGAGAGACACTTTATACGTACGCCCCCAATCGTACTTTGTCATTCGTTTTAAAGCTGACAACCCAGGTGTTTGGTTTTTCCATTGTCATATTGAATGGCATTTGGATCAAGGTTTGGCAgttgtatttgttgaaaaccCAGATGCTATTAGAAACAACGaaactcaacaaatcaCCGATAATCATAAAGAGATTTGTGAAAAAGTTGGTGTTCCTTGGAAAGGTAATGCTGCTGGTAATGAAGCCAATGTATTGGACTTGACTGGTGAAAACGTCCAACACAAGAGATTACCTACCGGTTTCACTGCTAAAGGTATTGTTGCCTTGGTGTTTTCATGTGTTGCTGGTTTCTTGGGTTTGGCAACCATCGCCTTTTATGGTATGCAAGATATTCCAGATGTTGAGGAAAGAGTTGCTAAAGATTTGATGGTGGATATCACTGATGtcgaagatgaagatggaagTCATGATACtgctgatgaaattgttgctgaGCGTAGCAGCTCTACCCATGAACGTTCCTCAACTGCTAAATACAGCAATTGA
- a CDS encoding Oct1 protein (S. cerevisiae homolog OCT1 has metalloendopeptidase activity, has role in protein processing involved in protein targeting to mitochondrion, cellular iron ion homeostasis and localizes to mitochondrion), producing MRTTSKILRYGWRYQTPHASLVRSFTSTTLNRQAQSQTDLAKIFDDQAYFDAFNNSSSYKLPFSFSKQETGLFKNESLTSPSGLIKFSKQSLEDAKLLVAEMLNNKTDKGKIDYIKKLDQLSDTLCRVIDVAEFIRIVHPSSNWTNAAQQTHEILFEYMNQLNTNVELYTNLIEVLNDQSITSQLTEEEIKVGEYLKQDFERSGIHMDPETRNNFVAITQEISLLGSHFNNEINNLDSHWCAITMKDFESIENPQIKRELLSFQSKYNGKKFGKEYYVPLVARLPYSILTKCKSSELRRKIWVALHNASSDSISILDRFVSYRALLSKMLGYKSYAHYQLEHKMAKSPENVMAFLKNIQQSLRDSSVLNELKLLNEFRDEKVEYKNNDSLIDSIKPWDRDLLLSRMQRDKQQDIAVQTKISEYFSVGTVIAGLSKLFESLYNVSFVSEVTLPGEVWENNKVRKLKVVDNENSKTLGYLYLDFWSQKVMPSHFTIVCSRRLHSWENEGKYRNTVQLDGDYQLPIVSLVCNFRDSFQKGPTLLSLDQVDTIFHEMGHAMHSMIGRTELHNLSGTRCATDFVEIPSVLMESFSKDLRVLTKVGRHYQSGEPIPQGLLQQAHHDKNTLSACETFMQSKMATLDQKLHSAEMVDKLATGLDEADSTEVYHSVESDLKVFADMWSTWHGKFPHLFSYGAVYYSYLLDRAIAEKLWQGLFEKNPWSKEAGTKYKDSVLKWGGTKDPWLCLADALDIEELKEGNSNAMELIGKNASL from the coding sequence ATGAGAACTACGTCCAAAATACTACGATATGGATGGCGATATCAGACCCCCCATGCATCCTTGGTAAGGTCTTTTACGAGTACCACACTAAACCGACAAGCTCAAAGTCAGACAGATTTGGCTAAAATATTTGACGACCAAGCTTATTTCGACGCTTTCAACAATAGCTCTTCGTACAAGCTACcgttttcattttcaaaacaagagACCggattattcaaaaatgagtCGTTAACGAGTCCACTGGGGTTGataaagttttcaaaacaatccTTGGAAGATGCAAAATTGTTAGTTGCGgaaatgttgaacaataaAACTGACAAAGGCAAAATAGATTACATAAAAAAACTAGATCAGTTGTCAGATACCCTTTGTCGTGTTATTGATGTTGCCGAGTTTATTAGAATAGTACATCCCAGTTCCAACTGGACTAATGCTGCGCAGCAAACGCACGagattctttttgaatatatgAATCAACTAAATACCAATGTGGAGTTAtatacaaatttgattgaggTGCTTAATGATCAACTGATCACATCGCAATTGACGGAGGAGGAAATTAAAGTTGGCGagtatttgaaacaagattTTGAGAGATCAGGTATTCATATGGATCCCGAGACAagaaataattttgttgcCATAACACAAGAAATCTCCTTACTTGGTTCtcatttcaataatgagatcaacaatttggattCACACTGGTGTGCAATTACAATGAAAGATTTTGAGTCTATTGAAAATCCTCAAATAAAACGAGAACTTCTCCTgtttcaatcaaaatataatggtaaaaaatttggaaaagaataTTATGTGCCCTTAGTCGCACGTCTCCCATACTCCATATTAACAAAGTGTAAATCTAGTGAGTTGAGGCGGAAAATATGGGTGGCGTTGCACAATGCATCCTCGGACCTGATCAGCATTCTTGATAGGTTTGTGTCTTACAGAGCATTGTTGTCAAAGATGTTGGGTTACAAGTCATATGCCCATTATCAGCTAGAGCACAAGATGGCAAAGTCACCAGAAAATGTCATGGCattcttgaaaaatattcaacagTCATTGAGGGACAGTTCAGTGTTGAATGAgttgaaacttttgaatgAGTTCAGAGATGAGAAAGTAGAGTATAAAAATAATGATTCATTGATAGATAGTATCAAACCATGGGATCGAGATTTGTTACTTTCGAGAATGCAACGGGACAAGCAACAAGATATTGCGGTGCAGACAAAGATTTCAGAATACTTTTCAGTTGGTACTGTGATTGCGGGATTGAGCAAGTTGTTTGAAAGTTTATACAATGTGTCCTTTGTGTCTGAGGTCACACTTCCGGGAGAAGTATGGGAGAACAACAAGGTGAGAAAGTtgaaagttgttgataatgagAACAGCAAGACTTTGGGTTACTTGTATCTTGATTTTTGGTCGCAAAAGGTTATGCCTTCACATTTTACTATTGTGTGCCTGAGAAGACTCCACTCCTGGGAAAATGAAGGTAAATATAGAAATACTGTGCAGCTCGATGGAGACTATCAACTTCCAATTGTATCGCTAGTTTGCAACTTCAGGGATAGCTTTCAAAAGGGTCCAACTTTACTCTCGTTAGATCAAGTTGATACAATTTTTCACGAAATGGGACATGCAATGCATTCCATGATTGGAAGAACAGAATTGCATAATTTGTCGGGAACTAGATGTGCCACGGACTTTGTTGAGATACCTTCGGTATTGATGGAATCATTCAGCAAAGATTTACGAGTTTTAACCAAAGTTGGCAGACATTATCAATCAGGCGAACCAATTCCTCAGGGTTTACTACAACAAGCACATCATGATAAGAATACCCTTCTGGCATGTGAAACTTTCATGCAAAGCAAGATGGCAACATTAGATCAAAAATTGCACAGCGCTGAAATGGTTGACAAGTTAGCCACCGGGTTAGATGAGGCTGATTCAACAGAGGTTTATCATTCGGTTGAGCTGGACCTTAAGGTATTCGCTGACATGTGGTCAACTTGGCATGGTAAGTTTCCACATCTATTTTCCTATGGAGCGGTGTACTATCTGTATTTACTTGATCGAGCCATTGCCGAAAAGCTTTGGCAAGGtttgtttgaaaagaaCCCATGGAGTAAAGAAGCTGGAACTAAATACAAAGATAGTGTTTTAAAGTGGGGTGGGACCAAAGATCCTTGGTTATGCCTTGCTGATGCATTGGATATTGAGGAGTTGAAGGAAGGTAATTCAAACGCCATGGAGTTGATTGGTAAAAATGCTAGTTTGTAA